Proteins encoded in a region of the Osmerus mordax isolate fOsmMor3 chromosome 17, fOsmMor3.pri, whole genome shotgun sequence genome:
- the ccdc59 gene encoding thyroid transcription factor 1-associated protein 26 homolog has translation MAPVNCNIKAKGKFTGKGGRDNPANKRHGGANKQKRKWVPEHNVFDGSVGEGQGFAFKRKQKVQHEYNKLLRKERRKTPGVQTQYKQDYPEHLKHLYMAEAEKLKNETRMNRINRTKGRQGGVLEAVTEDLGEETLPDQATPSDPVTSEDRTDSAPEPTKDLHADSLPMSNRQKKKMMKKTSYQKTKEEFEKIKERRSQKKEEFLKSKQQREEAIQKYKQKKTETFQMLSKKTRKGQPNLNLQMEYLLQKIQGSGK, from the exons ATGGCGCCGGTAAATTGTAAtataaaggctaaagggaaattCACGGGAAAAGGAGGCAGGGATAATCCAGCAAACAAGCGACACGGCGGTGCAAACAAACAGAAGAGAAAATGGGTCCCCGAGCATAATGTTTTTGATGGAAGCGTTGGAGAAG GTCAGGGGTTTGCATTCAAGAGGAAGCAGAAAGTGCAACATGAGTACAACAAACTTCTACGGAAAGAGCGGAGGAAGACGCCTGGAGTCCAAACGCAGTACAAACAGGATTACCCGGAGCACCTGAAACATCTGTACATGGCTGAAGCCGAGAAACTGAAAAACGAGACTCGGATGAACAGAATAAATAGGACTAAGGGCAGGCAGGGTGGAGTGCTAGAAGCTGTAACAGAAGACCTGGGAGAGGAAACTCTCCCAGACCAGGCTACACCCTCTGACCCTGTCACGTCAGAAGACCGGACAGACTCTGCCCCTGAACCCACAAAGGACTTACATGCCGACAG TCTCCCCATGAGCAACCGTCAGAAGAAGAAAATGATGAAGAAGACCTCCTATCAGAAGACGAAAGAAGAGTTTGAGAAGATCAAAGAAAGGCGATCACAAAAGAAAGAA GAATTCTTGAAGAGTaaacagcagagagaagaggcCATCCAGAAGTACAaacagaaaaagacagaaaccTTTCAAATGCTGAGCAAAAAGACAAGGAAAGGACAACCTAACCTCAATCTACAGATGGAGTACTTGCTGCAGAAGATACAAGGAAGTGGGAAATGA